Proteins found in one Pseudomonas sp. P8_241 genomic segment:
- the hisS gene encoding histidine--tRNA ligase, translating into MSKSLQAIRGMNDILPEQTPLWRHFEGTVSRLLDNYGYKQIRMPIVEFTELFKRSIGEVTDIVEKEMYTFDDRNGDSLTLRPEGTAACVRAVLEHGITGGGQVQKLWYIGPMFRHERPQKGRYRQFHQIGVEVFNLDGPDIDAELIVLTWRLWGELGIRDAVKLELNSLGTSESRGRYREALVEFLSGHLDKLDEDSQRRLKTNPLRVLDTKNADTQAILVDAPKMADYLDEESRLHFEGLKARLDAAGIPYVINPKLVRGLDYYSKTVFEWVTDKLGAQGTVCAGGRYDGLVEQMGGKPTAGVGFAMGIERLVLLLETLEQIPQEISRQVDVYLCAFGEEAELAGLALAERVRDQLPNLRLQVNAGAGSFKSQFKKADKSGALYALILGDDEMAQQVVGFKPLRGQGEQQSIAWDALAAHLATCVVQG; encoded by the coding sequence GTGAGCAAGTCATTGCAAGCCATTCGTGGCATGAACGACATCCTGCCCGAGCAGACTCCCCTGTGGCGTCATTTCGAAGGCACCGTTTCGCGTCTGCTCGATAACTATGGTTACAAGCAGATCCGCATGCCGATCGTCGAGTTCACCGAGCTGTTCAAGCGCTCGATCGGTGAAGTGACGGACATCGTCGAAAAAGAGATGTATACCTTCGACGACCGTAACGGTGATTCCCTGACCCTGCGCCCGGAAGGCACAGCGGCTTGTGTGCGAGCAGTGCTTGAGCATGGCATCACCGGTGGTGGTCAGGTACAGAAGTTGTGGTACATCGGCCCGATGTTCCGCCACGAGCGTCCGCAGAAAGGTCGTTATCGCCAGTTCCACCAGATCGGTGTCGAAGTGTTCAACCTCGACGGTCCGGACATCGACGCCGAGCTGATCGTGCTGACATGGCGCCTGTGGGGCGAGCTGGGTATTCGTGACGCGGTCAAGCTCGAGCTCAACAGCCTGGGCACCAGTGAATCCCGTGGTCGTTACCGCGAAGCGCTGGTCGAGTTCCTGTCCGGTCACCTGGACAAGCTGGACGAAGACAGCCAGCGCCGCCTCAAGACCAATCCGTTGCGGGTCCTGGACACCAAGAACGCCGACACACAGGCGATCCTGGTCGACGCACCTAAAATGGCTGACTACCTCGATGAAGAGTCCCGTCTGCACTTCGAGGGCCTGAAGGCTCGCCTGGATGCTGCCGGTATTCCTTATGTGATCAACCCGAAGCTGGTGCGCGGTCTGGATTACTACAGCAAGACCGTTTTCGAATGGGTCACCGACAAACTGGGTGCCCAAGGCACCGTGTGTGCTGGTGGTCGTTACGACGGCCTGGTCGAGCAGATGGGCGGCAAGCCTACTGCCGGCGTGGGTTTCGCCATGGGCATCGAGCGGCTGGTGCTGTTGCTGGAAACCCTGGAGCAGATCCCGCAAGAGATCTCCCGTCAGGTCGATGTCTATCTCTGTGCCTTCGGGGAAGAAGCGGAGTTGGCCGGTCTGGCCCTGGCCGAACGTGTGCGTGATCAATTACCCAACCTGCGTCTGCAAGTGAACGCCGGCGCCGGCAGTTTCAAAAGCCAGTTCAAGAAAGCCGACAAGAGCGGTGCGTTGTATGCACTGATCCTCGGTGACGACGAAATGGCCCAGCAAGTGGTAGGTTTCAAACCCCTGCGTGGCCAGGGCGAACAACAAAGCATTGCCTGGGATGCGCTTGCCGCTCACCTGGCCACCTGCGTCGTGCAGGGTTGA
- a CDS encoding tetratricopeptide repeat protein, with the protein MSSTEDENLADLKDWWSRNGKPLVTGGLLALVIVFGWQAFHKYQSNQSQGASILYQQLLETTLTPDGKPDAARVADLAGKLNTEFAGSAYAQYGSLFVAKVAVDSGKLDDASTELKAIVAKPANPALGEIARQRLAQVLGAQNKADEALKLLEGDADKAFLATREELKGDLLVQLGRTEEANAAYQKAKAALSDEAAVGGLQIKLDDLAKGDA; encoded by the coding sequence GTGTCGAGTACCGAAGACGAAAATTTGGCGGATTTGAAGGATTGGTGGTCGCGCAACGGCAAGCCCCTGGTTACTGGCGGCCTGTTGGCGCTGGTCATCGTGTTCGGCTGGCAGGCGTTCCACAAGTATCAGAGCAATCAGTCGCAAGGCGCCTCGATCCTCTATCAGCAATTGCTGGAAACCACGCTGACGCCCGACGGCAAGCCTGATGCTGCCCGCGTGGCGGACCTGGCAGGCAAGCTCAACACTGAGTTTGCCGGCAGCGCTTATGCGCAATACGGCAGCCTGTTCGTGGCCAAGGTTGCGGTCGACAGCGGCAAGCTGGATGACGCGTCCACCGAACTGAAAGCCATTGTCGCCAAACCGGCCAACCCGGCACTGGGCGAAATCGCCCGTCAGCGTCTGGCTCAGGTGCTGGGTGCGCAGAACAAGGCCGACGAGGCATTGAAACTGCTGGAAGGCGATGCCGACAAGGCGTTCCTGGCCACTCGCGAAGAACTCAAGGGCGACCTGCTGGTGCAGTTGGGTCGTACCGAGGAAGCGAACGCGGCGTATCAAAAAGCCAAGGCGGCACTGTCGGACGAAGCGGCGGTCGGTGGCCTGCAAATCAAGCTGGACGACCTGGCCAAAGGGGATGCGTGA
- the bamB gene encoding outer membrane protein assembly factor BamB: MRDVIRWKHAALLALALLAAGCSSNSKKELPPAELVDFKEEVVLQKQWSRSIGDGQGESYNMLVPAIDGDTIYAADVTGVVMAMDRSNGDVKWKKDLELPVSGAVGVAYGLLTIGTIKGEIVALDAINGEEKWRARVSSEVLAPPANNGDVVVVQTQDDRLIGLDAATGNRRWIYDSTPAVLTLRGTSAPIVTNRLAVAGLSTGKVVAVDISNGVPVWEQRVAIPQGRSELERVVDIDGGLLLSGETLYVASYQGRVAALDLQSGRQLWQRDASSYAGVAQGFGTVYVSLSSGTVEGVDERSTTALWSNDSLARRQLSAPEVFSSYVAVGDLEGYLHLLSQVDGRFVGRERIDSDGLRARPLVVGDTIYVYGNSGKLEALTIK; the protein is encoded by the coding sequence ATGCGTGACGTGATTCGTTGGAAACATGCAGCATTGCTGGCTCTGGCCCTATTGGCCGCGGGTTGCAGCAGCAACAGCAAAAAAGAACTGCCACCGGCCGAACTGGTCGACTTCAAGGAAGAAGTGGTTCTGCAAAAGCAGTGGAGTCGTTCGATCGGTGACGGTCAGGGCGAGTCGTATAACATGCTGGTCCCGGCGATCGATGGCGATACCATCTATGCCGCCGACGTTACCGGTGTGGTCATGGCCATGGACCGCAGCAACGGCGACGTGAAATGGAAGAAGGATCTCGAGCTGCCTGTCTCCGGCGCCGTTGGCGTCGCTTACGGTCTGCTGACGATCGGTACGATCAAGGGTGAAATCGTTGCCCTCGACGCCATCAACGGCGAAGAGAAATGGCGCGCTCGCGTGTCCAGCGAAGTCCTTGCGCCGCCGGCCAACAACGGTGACGTTGTGGTGGTTCAGACTCAGGACGATCGCCTGATCGGCCTGGACGCCGCTACCGGTAACCGTCGCTGGATCTATGACAGCACGCCTGCGGTACTGACCCTGCGTGGCACCAGTGCGCCGATCGTGACCAACCGCCTCGCGGTGGCTGGCCTGTCGACCGGTAAAGTGGTTGCGGTGGATATCTCCAACGGTGTGCCGGTGTGGGAACAGCGTGTAGCGATCCCGCAAGGTCGTTCGGAGCTGGAGCGTGTGGTCGATATCGACGGCGGCTTGCTGCTGTCGGGCGAGACGCTGTATGTCGCCAGCTATCAGGGGCGCGTTGCCGCTCTGGATCTGCAAAGCGGCCGCCAGCTCTGGCAGCGTGATGCGTCCAGCTACGCCGGTGTCGCCCAAGGATTTGGCACTGTCTACGTGAGCCTGTCGTCGGGCACCGTTGAAGGCGTCGACGAGCGTTCCACCACAGCCCTGTGGAGCAACGATTCGCTGGCCCGCCGTCAACTGTCGGCTCCGGAAGTGTTCTCCAGCTATGTTGCAGTCGGTGACCTGGAAGGTTACCTGCACTTGCTGAGTCAAGTGGACGGCCGTTTTGTCGGCCGCGAACGCATCGACAGCGACGGCCTGCGTGCCCGTCCGCTGGTGGTGGGTGACACGATTTATGTGTATGGCAACAGCGGCAAACTGGAAGCCCTGACCATCAAGTAA
- the der gene encoding ribosome biogenesis GTPase Der has translation MVPVIALVGRPNVGKSTLFNRLTRTRDAIVGDLSGLTRDRQYGEAKWQGRSYILVDTGGISGDEHGMDEKMAEQSLLAIEEADVVLFLVDAKAGFTAADQMIAEHLRKRNKRSYVVANKVDNIDPEMARAEFAPLGMGHAIPIAGAHGRGITQMLEIALSDFPKDEEEPEDGEEEIVAEGEEAKRIPGPSEKDGIKIAIIGRPNVGKSTLVNRMLGEDRVIVYDQPGTTRDSIYIPFERNDEKYTLIDTAGVRKRGKIHEEVEKFSVVKTLQAIKDANVVIFVMDAREGVVDHDLNLLGFAIESGRALVIAINKWDGMTPSERDFVKVELQRRLFFVDYADIHFISALHGTGVGNLYASVQNSFKSAVTRWPTNRLTQILEDAVGEHAPPMVNNRRIKLRYAHLGGANPPIIVIHGNQIEKVPKSYVRYLENTYRRVLKLVGTPIRIEFKGGENPYEGNKNSLTDRQVNKKRRLMSHHKKADKKRRDKR, from the coding sequence ATGGTTCCCGTAATCGCCCTGGTGGGCCGACCGAACGTCGGCAAGTCCACCTTGTTCAACCGCCTGACCAGGACTCGTGATGCCATCGTTGGCGACTTGTCCGGTCTGACCCGTGATCGCCAATACGGTGAGGCCAAGTGGCAAGGGCGTTCCTACATTCTGGTCGACACCGGTGGTATCTCCGGTGACGAACATGGTATGGACGAAAAGATGGCCGAGCAGTCGCTGCTGGCCATCGAAGAAGCGGATGTTGTTCTGTTCCTGGTAGATGCCAAGGCCGGTTTCACCGCCGCCGACCAGATGATCGCCGAGCACTTGCGCAAACGTAACAAACGTTCCTACGTGGTTGCCAACAAGGTCGACAACATCGACCCGGAAATGGCCCGCGCCGAATTCGCTCCGTTGGGCATGGGCCACGCGATCCCGATCGCCGGTGCCCATGGTCGTGGCATCACCCAGATGCTGGAAATCGCCCTCAGCGATTTCCCGAAAGACGAAGAAGAGCCGGAAGACGGCGAGGAAGAGATCGTTGCCGAAGGTGAGGAAGCCAAGCGCATTCCTGGCCCGAGCGAAAAAGACGGGATCAAGATCGCTATCATCGGCCGTCCGAACGTCGGCAAGTCGACCCTGGTCAACCGCATGCTCGGTGAAGACCGGGTCATCGTGTATGACCAGCCCGGCACCACCCGCGACAGTATCTACATCCCGTTTGAGCGTAACGACGAGAAGTACACACTGATCGACACCGCCGGTGTGCGCAAGCGCGGCAAGATCCACGAAGAAGTCGAAAAATTCTCCGTGGTCAAAACCTTGCAGGCGATCAAAGACGCCAACGTGGTGATCTTTGTGATGGACGCCCGCGAAGGCGTGGTGGATCACGACCTCAACCTGTTGGGCTTTGCCATTGAGTCGGGTCGCGCGCTGGTTATCGCGATCAACAAGTGGGACGGCATGACGCCGAGCGAGCGCGACTTCGTGAAGGTCGAGTTGCAACGTCGACTGTTCTTCGTTGACTACGCCGATATCCACTTCATCTCGGCGCTGCACGGCACCGGCGTGGGCAACCTCTACGCCTCCGTACAGAACTCGTTCAAGTCCGCCGTTACTCGCTGGCCAACCAACCGCCTGACCCAGATTCTGGAAGATGCGGTAGGCGAGCACGCGCCGCCGATGGTCAACAACCGCCGGATCAAGCTGCGCTACGCCCACCTGGGTGGTGCGAACCCGCCGATCATCGTGATCCACGGTAACCAGATCGAGAAAGTGCCGAAGTCGTACGTACGCTATCTGGAGAACACTTACCGCCGTGTACTGAAGCTGGTCGGCACACCGATCCGCATCGAGTTCAAGGGCGGCGAGAACCCGTACGAAGGCAACAAGAACTCGCTCACCGACCGTCAGGTCAACAAGAAGCGTCGTTTGATGTCGCACCACAAGAAAGCCGACAAGAAGCGCCGCGACAAGCGTTGA
- a CDS encoding pyridoxal phosphate-dependent aminotransferase, which produces MITSKLPNVGITIFTQMSQLAAQTGALNLSQGFPDFDAPQALCDAVGRHIANGHNQYSPMTGLPLLRLQIAAKISRSYGVNVDADHEVTVTPGATQAIFCAIQAVIHSGDEVIVFDPAYDSYEPSVELAGGRCVHVQLGVNDFSIDFQRLADALSPRTRMIILNTPHNPSGALISRAELDQLADLIRDRDIYVISDEVYEHLVYDGVPHVSVLNHEELYQRAFVVSSFGKTYHVTGWKTGYVIAPPALTAELRKVHQYVSFCGVTPLQFALADFMASHPEHVEELPDFYQAKRDLFCDLLAPSRFSFTRVTGTYFQLVDYSQIRPDLNDVEMALWMTREHGVASIPISVFYQSPPVGQRLVRLCFAKREETLREAAEKLCVI; this is translated from the coding sequence ATGATCACCAGTAAGCTGCCGAATGTCGGCATCACTATCTTCACGCAGATGTCTCAGCTCGCGGCTCAGACCGGCGCGCTCAATTTGTCCCAGGGGTTTCCCGATTTCGATGCCCCGCAAGCCCTGTGCGATGCGGTCGGGCGGCACATCGCCAATGGCCACAACCAGTATTCTCCAATGACGGGCCTGCCGCTCCTGCGTCTGCAGATTGCGGCGAAGATTTCGCGCAGCTATGGCGTGAATGTCGATGCAGACCATGAAGTGACGGTCACCCCCGGCGCGACCCAGGCGATCTTCTGCGCCATTCAGGCGGTTATCCACAGCGGTGACGAAGTCATCGTGTTTGACCCGGCCTACGACAGTTACGAGCCTTCGGTGGAACTGGCTGGCGGTCGTTGCGTGCATGTGCAGCTGGGTGTGAATGACTTCAGCATCGACTTCCAGAGGCTCGCCGATGCGTTGAGCCCGCGTACGCGGATGATCATCCTTAATACCCCGCACAACCCGAGTGGCGCGCTGATCAGCCGTGCCGAGCTGGATCAGTTGGCGGATTTGATCCGTGACCGCGATATCTATGTGATCAGCGACGAAGTCTACGAACACCTGGTGTACGACGGCGTACCTCATGTCAGCGTGCTGAATCATGAAGAGCTGTATCAGCGTGCCTTTGTGGTCAGCTCGTTCGGCAAGACCTATCACGTTACGGGCTGGAAAACCGGCTACGTGATCGCACCGCCGGCGCTTACGGCAGAGCTGCGCAAGGTTCACCAATACGTGAGCTTCTGCGGTGTAACGCCGTTGCAATTCGCGCTGGCCGATTTCATGGCCTCGCACCCTGAACATGTGGAAGAGTTACCGGATTTCTATCAGGCCAAGCGCGATCTGTTCTGCGACTTGCTGGCACCATCGCGCTTCAGTTTTACGCGAGTCACGGGCACTTACTTCCAGTTGGTCGACTACTCGCAGATCCGCCCGGACCTCAATGACGTCGAGATGGCGCTATGGATGACCCGCGAACACGGCGTGGCAAGCATCCCGATTTCGGTGTTCTACCAGTCGCCGCCGGTCGGCCAGCGTTTGGTGCGCCTGTGCTTCGCCAAGCGTGAGGAGACCCTGCGTGAAGCAGCGGAGAAACTATGCGTGATCTGA
- a CDS encoding amidohydrolase, with product MRDLSALPDLNVALIQTSLAWHDRQANLEHFEPLLEQARDADLIILPEMFTTGFSMESETLAESEHGPTSKWLRAQAAKLDAVITGSVIVQAADGSHRNRLLWARPDGEVLHYDKRHLFRMAGEHNHFTPGERQVQFELKGWRVRPLICYDLRFPVWSRDAQDTDLLLYTANWPGARRQHWNRLLPARAIENLCYVAAVNRIGTDGKGFAYTGDSQVLDFQGETLLSAGEADGVFKVTLEAAQLAAYRTRFPANLDADTFEFT from the coding sequence ATGCGTGATCTGAGTGCATTGCCCGATCTGAACGTGGCGCTGATCCAGACATCCCTGGCCTGGCATGACCGACAGGCGAATCTGGAACATTTCGAACCGCTGCTGGAACAGGCCCGCGATGCAGACCTGATCATCCTGCCGGAGATGTTCACCACCGGCTTCTCCATGGAGTCCGAAACCCTCGCGGAGTCGGAACACGGACCGACCAGTAAATGGTTGCGTGCTCAGGCGGCGAAGCTGGATGCGGTGATTACCGGGAGTGTCATCGTCCAGGCCGCTGATGGCAGTCATCGCAATCGTCTGTTGTGGGCTCGGCCCGATGGCGAGGTGCTGCACTACGACAAGCGCCATCTGTTCCGCATGGCCGGTGAGCACAACCATTTCACGCCGGGTGAACGTCAGGTGCAGTTCGAGCTGAAAGGCTGGCGGGTACGGCCGTTGATTTGCTACGACTTGCGTTTCCCTGTGTGGAGTCGCGATGCCCAGGACACCGACCTGTTGCTGTACACCGCCAATTGGCCGGGCGCGCGTCGCCAGCACTGGAACCGTTTGCTACCGGCGCGAGCGATCGAGAACCTCTGCTATGTGGCGGCGGTGAATCGCATCGGCACCGATGGCAAAGGTTTTGCCTATACCGGTGACAGTCAGGTGCTGGACTTCCAGGGTGAGACGTTGCTCAGTGCAGGGGAGGCGGATGGAGTGTTCAAGGTGACGCTGGAAGCGGCGCAACTGGCGGCGTATCGCACGCGGTTTCCGGCGAATCTGGATGCCGATACCTTCGAGTTCACCTGA
- the leuA gene encoding 2-isopropylmalate synthase, with protein sequence MSMLKDPSSKYRAFPTIDIPDRTWPSKTITAAPIWCSSDLRDGNQSLIEPMDAVKKLRFWKTLVQVGVKEIEASFPAASQTDFDFVRTLIEGNHIPDDTTIQVLTQGREDLIERTFESLRGAKKAIVHLYNATSPSFRRIVFNQDKDGIKEIAVSAAKLFVKYAAMQPDTQWTFEYSPETFSATELEFAKEVCDAVIEVWNPTPEHKMILNLPATVECATPNIYADQIEWFGRHINRRDSVIISLHTHNDRGTGVAATELGLMAGADRVEGCLFGNGERTGNVDLVTVALNMYTQGLDPQLDFSDIDGVRKVVEECNQIQVHPRHPYVGDLVHTAFSGSHQDAIRKGFAQQKSDALWEVPYLPIDPADIGRSYEAVIRVNSQSGKGGIAYLLEQEYGISLPRRMQIEFSQVVQRETDRLGLEMTAKQIHSLLISEYLQANTPYALVSHRLQEENGNSAVEVEVASKGQGETNLHWRGKGNGALEALVAGLPIPVEIMDYNEHAIGAGTNAKAAAYIELRVNGERAVHGVGIDENITTASFKALFSALNRSLSQPEAKAA encoded by the coding sequence ATGAGCATGCTCAAAGACCCGTCTTCGAAATACCGCGCGTTCCCGACCATCGACATTCCGGACCGCACCTGGCCATCGAAAACCATCACTGCCGCGCCAATCTGGTGCAGTTCCGACCTGCGCGACGGCAACCAGTCGCTGATCGAACCGATGGACGCCGTCAAGAAGCTGCGCTTCTGGAAAACCCTGGTGCAGGTCGGCGTGAAGGAAATCGAAGCGTCGTTCCCGGCCGCATCGCAAACCGACTTCGACTTCGTTCGCACCCTGATCGAAGGCAACCACATCCCGGACGACACCACCATCCAGGTGCTGACCCAGGGCCGTGAAGACCTGATCGAGCGCACCTTTGAATCCTTGCGTGGCGCGAAGAAAGCCATCGTTCACCTCTACAACGCGACCTCTCCTTCGTTCCGCCGCATTGTCTTCAACCAGGACAAGGACGGGATCAAGGAAATCGCCGTCAGCGCGGCCAAGCTGTTCGTCAAGTACGCGGCCATGCAGCCGGACACCCAGTGGACTTTCGAATACTCGCCGGAAACCTTCAGCGCCACCGAACTGGAGTTCGCCAAGGAAGTCTGCGACGCGGTGATCGAAGTCTGGAACCCGACGCCCGAGCACAAGATGATCCTCAATCTGCCGGCCACCGTCGAATGCGCGACCCCGAACATCTATGCCGACCAGATCGAATGGTTCGGCCGTCACATCAACCGTCGTGACAGCGTGATCATCAGCCTGCACACCCACAACGACCGTGGTACTGGCGTTGCGGCCACCGAATTGGGCCTGATGGCCGGTGCCGACCGTGTCGAAGGCTGCCTGTTCGGCAACGGCGAGCGTACCGGTAACGTCGACCTCGTGACCGTGGCCCTGAACATGTACACCCAGGGCCTGGACCCTCAGTTGGACTTCTCCGACATCGACGGCGTGCGCAAAGTCGTCGAAGAGTGCAACCAGATTCAGGTACACCCGCGTCACCCGTATGTCGGCGACCTGGTGCACACCGCTTTCTCCGGCTCGCACCAGGATGCAATCCGCAAGGGCTTTGCCCAGCAGAAATCCGATGCATTGTGGGAAGTGCCGTACCTGCCGATCGACCCGGCCGACATCGGCCGCAGCTACGAGGCGGTCATCCGAGTCAACAGCCAGTCAGGCAAGGGGGGTATCGCCTACCTGCTGGAACAGGAATACGGCATCAGCTTGCCGCGTCGCATGCAGATCGAGTTCAGCCAGGTCGTGCAGCGTGAAACCGATCGCCTGGGCCTGGAGATGACCGCCAAGCAGATCCACTCGCTGTTGATCAGCGAGTACCTGCAAGCCAACACCCCGTACGCCCTGGTCAGCCATCGCCTGCAGGAAGAAAACGGCAACAGCGCCGTCGAAGTGGAAGTGGCCAGCAAAGGTCAGGGCGAAACCAACCTGCACTGGCGCGGCAAGGGCAACGGCGCCCTGGAAGCACTGGTGGCCGGTTTGCCGATCCCGGTCGAAATCATGGATTACAACGAACACGCCATCGGCGCAGGCACCAATGCCAAGGCAGCGGCCTACATTGAACTGCGTGTGAACGGTGAACGTGCGGTGCACGGCGTGGGGATCGATGAAAACATCACCACGGCCAGCTTCAAGGCGCTGTTCAGCGCGCTGAACCGTTCGCTGAGCCAGCCGGAAGCGAAAGCGGCGTAA
- a CDS encoding M23 family metallopeptidase, with product MPRFFAPLLLLCLTLDAHADSYITRLLNKPVPGGVAVVDLGASAQAPKASYQGKPVLVVKEQNNWLAIVGVPLTVKPGAQSISSGGRNLGFTVGNKKYPEQRITLKNTQQVNPDPENLKRIERELAEQITAYRTFSPNTPSNLLLDKPVNGPLSSKFGVRRFFNGEERNPHSGLDFAVGAGTPIKTPAAGKVILIGNYFFNGNTVFVDHGQGFISMFCHMSKIDVKVGQQLARGGVVGKVGATGRATGPHMHWNISLNDARVDPAIFIGAFQP from the coding sequence ATGCCACGTTTTTTTGCTCCACTGCTGTTGCTGTGCCTGACCCTCGACGCCCATGCCGACAGTTACATCACCCGCCTGCTGAACAAACCGGTGCCGGGCGGTGTGGCCGTGGTCGACCTGGGCGCTTCGGCACAGGCGCCGAAAGCCAGCTATCAGGGCAAACCCGTATTGGTGGTCAAGGAACAGAACAACTGGCTGGCCATTGTCGGCGTGCCGCTGACGGTGAAACCGGGTGCCCAGTCCATTAGCAGTGGCGGTCGCAATCTGGGTTTCACCGTTGGCAACAAGAAGTACCCGGAGCAGCGCATCACGCTGAAGAACACGCAACAGGTCAATCCGGACCCGGAGAACCTCAAGCGAATCGAGCGTGAACTCGCCGAGCAAATCACCGCTTACCGTACGTTCAGCCCGAACACGCCGAGCAATCTTCTGCTGGATAAACCGGTCAACGGGCCGCTGTCGAGCAAGTTCGGTGTGCGCCGCTTCTTCAACGGTGAAGAGCGTAATCCTCACTCAGGCCTGGATTTCGCAGTGGGCGCCGGGACACCCATCAAGACGCCGGCCGCAGGCAAGGTGATTCTCATCGGCAATTACTTCTTCAACGGCAACACGGTGTTCGTCGACCACGGCCAGGGCTTCATCAGCATGTTCTGCCATATGTCGAAGATCGATGTGAAAGTCGGCCAGCAACTGGCTCGCGGCGGCGTGGTCGGCAAGGTCGGAGCGACTGGGCGGGCGACCGGGCCGCATATGCATTGGAATATCAGCTTGAATGATGCGCGGGTGGATCCGGCGATTTTTATTGGGGCATTCCAGCCTTAA
- the xseA gene encoding exodeoxyribonuclease VII large subunit, with protein MIKDPFARLGLDREVLTVSQLNGRARVLLEDVFSNIWVEGEISNLARPASGHVYFTLKDSGAQVRCALFRQNAARVRQALKDGLAVKVRGKVSLFEGRGDYQLILDTVEPAGDGALRLAFDALKEKLSAEGMFSAERKVPLPAHPQRIGIISSPTGAVIRDIISVFRRRAPQIQLTLIPTAVQGREATAQIVRALKLADARGFDALILARGGGSLEDLWCFNEEAVARAVDACVTPIVSAVGHETDVSISDFVADVRAPTPSAAAELLAPDSSDLVRRVESLHRRLVMRMRDRLMRDRLRLEGISRRLRHPGERLRQQAQRLDDLDMRMRRAFERSLNTRRERLIRLETRLAGQHPGRQLAMLRQRLDSLAERLPRAIREGLKNRRLQLHSQMQTLHVVSPLATLGRGYSILLDERGKAIRSAGQTQTGQRLTAKLGEGELRVRVEDNHLTPVTLSLLD; from the coding sequence ATGATTAAAGATCCCTTTGCAAGACTCGGCCTGGACCGCGAAGTCCTGACCGTCAGCCAGCTCAACGGCCGCGCACGGGTGTTGCTCGAAGACGTCTTCAGCAACATCTGGGTCGAAGGCGAAATTTCCAACCTCGCCCGCCCGGCGTCCGGCCACGTGTATTTCACCCTCAAGGACAGCGGCGCCCAGGTGCGTTGTGCACTGTTTCGGCAGAACGCCGCACGCGTGCGTCAGGCCTTGAAGGATGGCCTGGCGGTCAAGGTCCGAGGCAAAGTCTCGTTGTTCGAAGGACGCGGCGATTATCAGTTGATCCTCGACACCGTGGAGCCGGCCGGCGATGGCGCCTTGCGCCTGGCTTTCGATGCGCTCAAGGAAAAACTCAGCGCCGAAGGAATGTTCAGCGCCGAGCGCAAAGTGCCGCTGCCGGCGCATCCACAACGCATCGGCATCATCAGCTCGCCCACCGGCGCGGTGATCCGCGACATCATCAGCGTGTTCCGCCGCCGAGCACCGCAGATTCAGCTGACGCTGATCCCCACCGCCGTACAGGGCCGCGAAGCCACTGCGCAGATTGTCCGTGCGCTCAAGCTGGCGGACGCCCGTGGCTTCGATGCGTTGATCCTGGCCCGTGGCGGTGGCTCGCTGGAAGATCTCTGGTGTTTCAACGAAGAGGCGGTTGCCCGCGCCGTCGACGCCTGCGTGACGCCCATCGTCAGCGCCGTCGGCCATGAAACCGACGTATCGATCAGTGACTTCGTCGCCGACGTTCGCGCTCCGACGCCCTCCGCTGCCGCTGAACTGCTGGCACCGGATTCCAGTGATCTGGTGCGCCGGGTCGAAAGCCTGCACCGCCGCTTGGTGATGCGCATGCGCGATCGCCTGATGCGCGACCGGCTGCGACTGGAAGGCATCTCCCGTCGTCTACGTCATCCCGGCGAGCGTCTGCGCCAGCAAGCGCAACGCCTGGATGACCTGGACATGCGCATGCGCCGCGCGTTCGAGCGCAGCCTCAATACCCGTCGCGAGCGGTTGATCCGCCTGGAGACTCGTCTGGCCGGGCAACACCCCGGCCGGCAACTGGCGATGCTGCGCCAACGCCTCGACAGCCTCGCCGAACGCCTGCCCCGCGCCATCCGCGAAGGGCTGAAGAACCGGCGCCTGCAGTTGCACAGCCAGATGCAGACGCTGCATGTGGTCAGCCCACTGGCAACCCTCGGCCGTGGCTATAGCATTCTGCTGGATGAACGCGGCAAAGCGATCCGCAGCGCCGGGCAAACCCAAACCGGTCAGCGCCTGACAGCCAAACTGGGCGAAGGCGAACTGCGAGTCCGGGTCGAAGACAATCACCTGACGCCTGTCACCCTTTCTCTACTGGACTGA